The Echinicola rosea genome has a segment encoding these proteins:
- a CDS encoding glycoside hydrolase: protein MICSCQSESKGSRTNRLEPKVVQVDLQMNKTFQTVAHFGASDAWSCQFVGLWPDQKKNAMAELLFSREADSGGHPKGIGLSLWRFNIGAGSAEQGEESGIRDEWRRAESFMKGDGSYDWSKQAGQVWFAHAAQEFGVPNLLVFPNSPPVHMTKNGKAYANNGEANLASSRFDDFGNYMADVIKGMERKGLHVDYISPVNEPQWDWSDGGQEGTPFLNTDIAGIVRSLDASLSEKGLTTKIDIAEAGKINYLYEDADKPARGRQIKQFFDQGSENYIGNLSHVGNAISGHSYFTTSPYTAAIQQRQNLATEMKTMDGLEYWMSEYCILGDNGGEINGSGRDLGINAALYMARVVHNDLTVSNASAWHWWLAISPYDYKDGLIYIDSDKHDGEYYESKMLWSLGNYSRFIRPGYQRKGVSIDGAKAQSADFLVSAFMDPEENELVYVIVNSGIAPVAVSLSVDGESVSPSKTYMTSDTLDLAPVDIENQVVTIPERTIATIIVNQ from the coding sequence ATGATTTGTTCTTGCCAGTCGGAAAGTAAAGGGAGTCGCACCAATAGGCTGGAACCGAAGGTAGTACAGGTTGATCTCCAAATGAACAAGACTTTTCAGACAGTTGCTCATTTTGGGGCATCAGATGCCTGGTCGTGCCAGTTTGTAGGGTTGTGGCCAGACCAAAAGAAAAATGCCATGGCTGAATTGCTTTTCAGTAGGGAGGCTGATTCAGGAGGACATCCAAAAGGTATAGGATTGTCGCTTTGGCGGTTTAATATCGGCGCTGGCAGTGCCGAGCAAGGTGAAGAAAGTGGAATAAGGGATGAGTGGCGTAGAGCTGAATCGTTTATGAAAGGTGATGGGAGTTATGATTGGAGCAAGCAGGCGGGTCAAGTTTGGTTTGCCCACGCTGCACAGGAGTTTGGAGTTCCCAATTTATTGGTTTTTCCAAACAGTCCGCCAGTTCATATGACCAAAAACGGAAAAGCATATGCCAATAATGGAGAAGCGAATTTAGCAAGCAGTCGGTTTGATGATTTTGGTAATTACATGGCAGATGTCATCAAAGGTATGGAGCGTAAGGGCTTACACGTGGATTATATCAGTCCTGTGAATGAACCCCAATGGGACTGGTCTGATGGCGGTCAGGAAGGCACACCATTTCTTAATACAGACATTGCAGGCATTGTCAGGAGTTTAGATGCCTCCTTAAGCGAAAAGGGACTCACCACCAAAATCGACATTGCAGAAGCGGGAAAGATCAATTACCTCTATGAAGATGCTGACAAACCAGCCCGAGGCCGACAAATTAAGCAGTTTTTTGACCAAGGGTCAGAAAATTACATTGGCAATCTTTCACATGTAGGGAATGCGATATCCGGTCACAGCTATTTTACCACATCACCCTATACTGCCGCCATCCAACAGCGGCAAAATCTTGCAACTGAGATGAAGACCATGGATGGACTGGAATACTGGATGAGTGAATATTGTATTCTTGGTGACAATGGCGGGGAGATCAATGGCAGTGGCAGGGATTTGGGCATTAATGCGGCATTATATATGGCAAGAGTAGTCCATAATGATCTGACAGTGTCAAATGCAAGTGCCTGGCATTGGTGGCTGGCCATTTCTCCGTATGATTATAAAGATGGTTTGATATACATAGACAGTGATAAACATGATGGAGAATATTACGAGAGCAAAATGCTTTGGAGCCTTGGCAATTACAGTCGTTTTATCCGCCCAGGTTATCAACGAAAAGGCGTGTCCATCGATGGTGCCAAAGCTCAATCTGCCGATTTCTTGGTTTCTGCTTTTATGGATCCAGAGGAAAATGAACTGGTTTATGTGATCGTAAACTCGGGAATTGCCCCAGTAGCTGTTTCCTTATCCGTTGATGGAGAAAGTGTTTCTCCATCAAAGACATACATGACTTCGGATACACTGGATCTGGCTCCTGTAGATATTGAAAATCAGGTGGTGACAATTCCTGAGCGGACGATCGCCACTATTATTGTAAACCAATGA
- a CDS encoding glycoside hydrolase family 2 TIM barrel-domain containing protein yields the protein MTMILKNVIAILFCALYISSSQGLFAQEKGKTLFNDYWQFAQEDKITTYDEAASSIRSWREVTLPHDWSVEGPFSSEWASGTGFLPGGIGWYKKTFSIADYDPDKSYTIYFDGVYKNSEVWINGHHLGKRPNGFLAFHYDLSPYLKASGNELYVKADHREYADSRYYTGSGIYRNVYLITQEKQRIQPWGVFFTTPEITANRAKINVQVAIQNDAPQTVPVDLNVSLQDAKGNVVGERRMESFLPASNYNQETLSFSVPQPQLWSTEAPYLYELKIEVFKDGESIDYWEDKVGLRSFRFDAQEGFFLNGENMLLKGVCIHHDAGALGAAVPKAVWKQRLTTLKELGCNAIRMSHYPHQDYLYDLCDEMGFLVQDEAFDEWEVGKNKWIEGWNVGTPGNDGSYDAFKEWGEQDVRDMVLRARNHPSIIMWSVGNEIDYPNDPYSHPVLDEGRNPQIYGKGYQKDNPSASRLGEIAGELVSAVKAVDTSRPVTAALAGVTMSNHTGYPDALDIVGYNYQEYRYEEDHGNYPNRVIYGSENGDALEAWLAVTENSFISSQFLWTAFDFLGEARPWPARSSGAGIIDLAGYPKSDFYFRKSLWNEEPMVYLAIADKEENVHRRRMLDAFWQGNPGDTKWVACYANVEEVELWLNGKSLGTKEIIYDSKGMPGWKVEYVPGELKAVGYEDGKEVATFSLNTPGSVDHLEISSEKGEADAYSGDSIVMLDISLSDRNGNLVPNSDQNVRIGLEGDAELLGLESGDLRSHEDYQASQRKTYKGRLKAYIKIKKEASDVNVVVESGNLSRKLSF from the coding sequence ATGACCATGATACTAAAAAATGTTATAGCTATTTTATTTTGTGCGTTATATATTTCCAGTAGCCAGGGGCTTTTTGCTCAAGAAAAGGGAAAGACTTTATTCAATGACTATTGGCAATTTGCCCAAGAAGATAAGATCACAACCTATGATGAAGCCGCATCCTCTATCCGTTCATGGCGAGAAGTCACTTTACCCCATGACTGGTCGGTCGAAGGGCCTTTTAGCAGTGAATGGGCCAGTGGCACAGGATTTTTGCCGGGGGGAATAGGCTGGTATAAAAAGACTTTTTCAATTGCTGATTATGATCCTGACAAAAGTTATACGATTTATTTTGATGGCGTGTACAAAAACAGTGAGGTATGGATAAATGGTCACCATTTGGGAAAACGGCCGAATGGATTTTTGGCCTTCCATTATGACCTTAGCCCATACCTCAAAGCCAGCGGAAATGAACTTTATGTAAAAGCAGATCACCGTGAATATGCCGATTCCCGCTATTATACCGGATCGGGCATTTATCGAAATGTGTACCTGATTACGCAGGAAAAACAACGCATCCAACCTTGGGGTGTGTTTTTCACTACACCGGAAATCACTGCAAACCGGGCAAAAATCAATGTGCAAGTGGCCATTCAAAATGATGCGCCTCAGACGGTTCCTGTTGACCTTAATGTCAGCCTTCAAGATGCCAAAGGAAATGTAGTAGGGGAGCGCCGAATGGAGAGTTTCTTGCCTGCCAGTAACTATAATCAGGAAACCTTGTCATTTAGTGTGCCTCAACCCCAATTATGGTCAACTGAAGCCCCTTATCTTTATGAATTGAAAATAGAGGTTTTCAAAGATGGGGAGTCTATCGATTATTGGGAAGATAAAGTTGGTCTTAGAAGTTTTCGATTTGATGCCCAAGAGGGTTTTTTCCTGAACGGGGAAAATATGTTGCTAAAGGGAGTTTGTATCCATCATGATGCCGGTGCTTTAGGAGCTGCTGTTCCCAAGGCCGTGTGGAAGCAGCGTCTGACGACGCTAAAGGAGCTTGGCTGCAATGCCATTCGCATGAGCCATTATCCGCACCAAGATTATTTGTATGACCTGTGTGACGAAATGGGTTTTTTGGTACAGGATGAAGCCTTTGATGAATGGGAAGTGGGAAAAAACAAATGGATTGAAGGTTGGAATGTGGGCACTCCCGGAAATGACGGTTCTTATGATGCCTTTAAGGAATGGGGAGAGCAAGATGTAAGGGATATGGTTCTTCGGGCTAGGAACCATCCATCTATCATTATGTGGAGCGTAGGCAACGAGATTGATTATCCGAATGACCCATATAGCCATCCCGTACTGGATGAAGGCCGTAATCCACAGATCTACGGAAAAGGATACCAAAAAGATAATCCGTCAGCCTCCCGATTAGGAGAAATTGCCGGCGAATTGGTAAGTGCGGTCAAGGCGGTGGATACTTCACGACCGGTAACTGCCGCATTGGCCGGAGTGACCATGTCCAATCATACTGGGTATCCGGATGCCTTGGATATTGTGGGTTATAATTACCAGGAATACCGCTATGAAGAAGACCACGGTAATTATCCCAACAGGGTCATATACGGGAGTGAAAATGGAGATGCATTGGAAGCGTGGCTGGCGGTAACGGAAAATAGCTTTATCTCTTCTCAATTTCTCTGGACTGCCTTTGACTTTTTAGGAGAGGCGCGTCCCTGGCCGGCAAGGAGCAGTGGTGCTGGAATCATTGATCTGGCGGGATACCCAAAATCAGATTTTTACTTCCGAAAGAGTCTGTGGAATGAGGAACCTATGGTGTATTTGGCCATTGCGGATAAGGAAGAAAATGTGCATAGAAGGAGAATGTTGGATGCCTTCTGGCAGGGAAATCCGGGTGATACCAAATGGGTGGCTTGCTACGCAAATGTCGAAGAAGTGGAGCTCTGGCTCAATGGAAAATCCCTTGGTACTAAAGAAATAATCTATGATTCGAAAGGAATGCCTGGGTGGAAAGTGGAATATGTCCCTGGTGAACTGAAAGCCGTAGGATATGAAGATGGTAAAGAAGTGGCCACATTTTCCCTTAATACGCCAGGGAGCGTAGATCATCTGGAGATAAGCTCTGAAAAGGGAGAAGCCGATGCCTATTCAGGAGACAGTATAGTGATGCTAGATATATCGTTATCAGATAGGAATGGGAATTTGGTTCCCAATTCCGACCAAAATGTCCGTATTGGTTTGGAAGGGGATGCGGAGCTATTGGGGCTTGAAAGCGGGGATTTGAGGAGCCATGAGGATTATCAGGCATCCCAAAGAAAAACATATAAAGGACGGCTGAAGGCCTATATTAAAATAAAGAAAGAGGCCAGCGATGTCAATGTGGTCGTGGAAAGTGGAAACCTGTCACGAAAATTGTCATTTTGA
- a CDS encoding Crp/Fnr family transcriptional regulator, which produces MNIEEQKYINEYLEQFSPLGEEVVSFLQPHVKVQRVPKASFFLKNGDVQTHMGFVSKGLFRRFFTNEKGNDITTGFIKENQYVTDYPSFIRQRPTKYYLQSLEPSTVVNLPYEVIQESYAKFKKSEMQGRLIAESVLTILSDRVESFLFLTAEERYLNFMATNEELINRISLTHLASFLGIERQSLSRIRKRIASK; this is translated from the coding sequence ATGAATATAGAAGAACAAAAATACATCAATGAATATTTAGAGCAATTTAGCCCCCTAGGTGAGGAAGTGGTGTCATTTCTTCAGCCACACGTAAAGGTACAGCGCGTCCCCAAAGCAAGTTTTTTCCTTAAAAATGGAGACGTCCAGACCCATATGGGATTTGTTAGTAAAGGGTTGTTCAGGAGGTTTTTTACTAACGAAAAGGGCAATGATATTACCACGGGATTTATCAAAGAAAACCAATATGTGACCGATTATCCCTCATTTATTCGGCAACGCCCCACTAAATATTATTTGCAGAGCCTGGAACCATCTACCGTTGTAAATTTACCTTATGAGGTGATTCAGGAGAGTTATGCAAAATTTAAGAAAAGCGAAATGCAAGGAAGATTGATCGCTGAATCTGTCCTGACCATTTTGAGCGATCGTGTAGAAAGTTTTTTGTTTTTAACAGCTGAAGAGCGATATCTGAATTTTATGGCCACCAATGAAGAGCTAATAAACCGCATAAGCCTGACCCATTTAGCGTCATTTTTGGGTATTGAAAGGCAATCGCTCAGTAGGATCAGGAAAAGAATAGCTTCCAAATGA